From Plasmodium cynomolgi strain B DNA, chromosome 9, whole genome shotgun sequence:
TGGATTTCACCCGGTTGTACTGAGTCTCAATGAGACTGCGCACCTCGTTGTCTATGAGATGCGCTAGGCACTCAGAGTGGGGTCTGTAAAAGCTGTACTCACTTGAGGAGTTCGGCTGAAACGATACTAGTCCGATTTCTTTGTTCATTCCGTATTGAGAGACGTAGGAATAGGATAGCTGAGTGACTTTATTTAAATCGTCAATAGCACCTGTGGTGATTTTTCCGATAAATAATTCTTCAGCTGCCCTTCCTCCTAAAATCACAGCTACTTTATCCAAAATGGCATCTCTCGAAAAAAGCATAATTTCTTCTGACAAATGTTGTGAGTAACCCAGGGCTCCATTACTTCTTGGTAAAATGGATACCTTCAGAACGGGGTCAGCATACTCGAGTAGCCATCCGATGAGAGCATGTCCTGTTTCGTGataggaaataatttttttttccaatggGGAGATAAGAGAAGACGATTTGGGTAATCCACCAATTACTCTTTCGATAGCTAATTCGAAGTCTTTCACCTGAACCCCAACCATGTTCGATCTCCTAGCACATTGAATGGCTCCTTCATTCACCACATTTGCAATATCTGCACCTACAAACCCTGGAGTTAGAGAAGCTAAAAGGTAGCTAATGCTTTGTATATCCAAAGTGTGATGTAATTTTAGGTTCTTCAAATGAACTTGAAAAATTTCAGACCTTTCATTAATATCCGGCTTACTTATATTAACAATTCGATCAAATCTACCCGGTCTTGTAATGGCTGGGTCTAGAATATCAACTCGATTAGTTCCTGCCAAAACTACCACATTATCATTAGATGTATGAAACCCATCCATTTCTACTAGCATTTGATTTAATGTATTTTCTCTTTCAtcatttcctcctcctgcgaACCCACCTTTAGATCTCTTTCTACCTACTGCATCTATTTCGTCAATAAATATGATTGATGGTGCATGTTTTCTTGCTTGAGCAAATAATTCTCTGACTCTAGAGGGACCAATGCCAACGAAAACTTCGATAAAGTCACTACCacttatgttaaaaaaaggtacattaGCTTCTCCTGCTACAGCTTTAGCTAGTAACGTTTTTCCTGTCCCAGGGGCACCACATAGAAGAGCTCCCTTAGGCATCTTAGCTCCTAACGCTTCATACTTAGATGGACTTCTCAAAAAATCTACAAATTCCATAATTTCCTCTTTGGCTTGTTTCATCCCAGCAACGCTTGAGAATCTAACATCTGTTTTTAAttgttgtttatttattggattcattctgttcattttgaatAACCTATCCATACCACTACTAGCTACATTTTTTAgagttattttttggaaTATAAAAGCGAACAGTAAGAAGAACAAGATGGTAGGTACGTAACTCTTTACTTCATCCAATACATTCGTTTCATTTGTGTATTGTACTTCTATTATCTGGTCTCTTTGTATGTTCATATCTCTTTGGATAAGCTCCACCTTACGCTCAAACGCATCACTGTTTCCTATCCGAAAACTTACATACTTTTGGTGATACTTAGTCATGCCATGAACGTTTAGGTAGGCCTTTACGTAATCCTTATTGATAAGCTTAATTTTATCTACATATCCCTTTGacaaataattcataaaaaaatcgttttgtGTAACTTCGTTGTATAATCCATTCGAATCcacgaagaggaagaagaataaaagtaacatgaaagaaaaaaaaaaaaaaaattgtcgaactttttgttatttttttcttcatcggGTTTGAACGAGTTCGACGaagatgacgatgatgatgacgatgcAGACCCTTCCtccttcttatttttcttctcaaaaTTTTCGAACCCTTTCGGTGCCTTGGACAGGTACATTTGAACCATCTGATGGAACTTCCTTCTGTTTTGTTGCAGACCGGTTGCTAACTGCTCGTACTttcggggggggaaaaatacattatGGGAAGGGAACGAGTTGTGCGAGCTGCTCCTCATCCGCCAGTCGCCACTGGGGAGGTTCTCTTCGTCAATGTGTGCTTTCGAAGCCTCTTTCCTAGCGAAATGCTCATCGCGGGGTTTCCCCTCGTCAGGGAACACCTGGGTACTCCCCCTCATCTGCAGCAAACGCCGCGCTGCCTCATCCAGTTTGGGcagctccccttttttcagaCCCCCCTCTCGGCAGCAGATCCTCATGTACTTCTTCAAAACGTGCAGCAGCCGTCTCGCCCCTTTGCGGCTACCACTAACCATGCCGCTTCCAGGGCCGCCTCCACGGACGCTTCCAACGACGCCTCCAGGGC
This genomic window contains:
- a CDS encoding ATP-dependent metalloprotease (putative), giving the protein MLLLFFFLFVDSNGLYNEVTQNDFFMNYLSKGYVDKIKLINKDYVKAYLNVHGMTKYHQKYVSFRIGNSDAFERKVELIQRDMNIQRDQIIEVQYTNETNVLDEVKSYVPTILFFLLFAFIFQKITLKNVASSGMDRLFKMNRMNPINKQQLKTDVRFSSVAGMKQAKEEIMEFVDFLRSPSKYEALGAKMPKGALLCGAPGTGKTLLAKAVAGEANVPFFNISGSDFIEVFVGIGPSRVRELFAQARKHAPSIIFIDEIDAVGRKRSKGGFAGGGNDERENTLNQMLVEMDGFHTSNDNVVVLAGTNRVDILDPAITRPGRFDRIVNISKPDINERSEIFQVHLKNLKLHHTLDIQSISYLLASLTPGFVGADIANVVNEGAIQCARRSNMVGVQVKDFELAIERVIGGLPKSSSLISPLEKKIISYHETGHALIGWLLEYADPVLKVSILPRSNGALGYSQHLSEEIMLFSRDAILDKVAVILGGRAAEELFIGKITTGAIDDLNKVTQLSYSYVSQYGMNKEIGLVSFQPNSSSEYSFYRPHSECLAHLIDNEVRSLIETQYNR